Proteins encoded within one genomic window of Prosthecobacter fusiformis:
- a CDS encoding FMN-binding protein yields the protein MPALPYRSTLIRLWRIGLLVAAVFVIREAVQQRAAEEAVSALEPERIRDFFPAAATLGTPLPTSGWRPVLDTQEKLLGYVATTAPESDKIIGYSGPTHSLLVFNTEGVLTGIRVLKSHDTSDHLAEVIADRKFFKQFIPDPKTRERPPGPLHIVTGATLTSAAIAQGVMGKLGQSAGTSLRFPDEITLAEVQSLLPEAASMQPSTGYPGGFQILNAEEKPIALAVRTSPVTDTLIGYKGPTDTLMLLDAQGSVLQKIALRRSYDTKRYVGYITGDQYFLNLFNNRSVEELATLDFDKAKIEGVSGATETSWSMAEGLKKRAQNLLEQRSAGWLRQVHWRWQDWGHLAVITSALIMAFTRLRGRTWVRHTHHTLLVIYTGFIAGELLSQGLLAGWAAHGTPWRSAPGLMLLAAVALLGPVFTSKQLYCHHICPHGALQQLMARRLRWQWKIPAWLDRGLSRLPFLLLALVFLIVIFGWAVDLNDLEPFDAYVFRVAGWASIAIALIGLLASLFTPLAYCKYGCPTGAVFKLIRFTGDADRLGMRDWIAACLIAIAALI from the coding sequence ATGCCTGCACTGCCATATCGTTCCACCCTTATCCGCCTCTGGCGGATTGGGCTGCTGGTGGCTGCGGTATTCGTCATTCGGGAGGCCGTTCAGCAACGGGCCGCTGAGGAAGCTGTCTCCGCATTGGAACCCGAACGCATCCGGGATTTCTTCCCTGCCGCCGCCACCCTCGGAACGCCCCTTCCCACCAGCGGCTGGCGACCCGTCTTGGATACCCAGGAAAAACTGCTCGGCTATGTTGCCACCACCGCGCCAGAATCTGACAAAATCATTGGTTATTCCGGCCCCACCCATTCCCTGCTCGTCTTTAATACTGAGGGCGTGCTTACCGGCATTCGCGTGCTAAAAAGTCACGATACTTCAGACCATCTCGCCGAAGTGATTGCCGACCGGAAATTCTTTAAACAGTTCATTCCCGATCCCAAAACACGCGAGCGCCCCCCAGGCCCCCTCCACATCGTCACCGGAGCCACCCTCACCAGCGCCGCCATTGCACAAGGCGTCATGGGCAAGCTCGGTCAATCCGCAGGCACCTCCCTGCGTTTCCCGGATGAAATCACCCTGGCTGAGGTGCAGTCATTGCTGCCAGAGGCCGCCTCCATGCAGCCTTCCACCGGGTATCCTGGCGGTTTTCAGATTCTCAATGCTGAAGAAAAACCCATCGCTCTGGCCGTCCGCACCTCCCCCGTCACGGATACCTTGATCGGTTATAAAGGCCCGACGGATACCCTCATGCTGCTGGATGCCCAAGGCAGCGTTTTGCAGAAAATCGCCCTCCGCCGCAGTTACGATACTAAACGTTATGTCGGTTACATCACCGGGGATCAATACTTCCTGAATCTATTCAACAACCGTTCCGTGGAAGAACTCGCTACCCTGGATTTCGATAAAGCGAAAATTGAAGGCGTCTCCGGGGCCACCGAAACAAGCTGGTCCATGGCTGAAGGCCTGAAAAAACGCGCTCAAAATCTCCTGGAGCAGCGGTCCGCAGGTTGGCTCCGCCAGGTGCACTGGCGCTGGCAGGACTGGGGACATCTCGCGGTCATCACCTCCGCCTTGATCATGGCCTTCACCCGCCTTCGTGGTCGCACCTGGGTGCGCCACACGCACCACACCCTGCTCGTCATTTACACCGGATTCATTGCGGGCGAGCTTCTTTCCCAGGGCCTGCTCGCAGGCTGGGCCGCCCATGGCACCCCCTGGCGCAGTGCTCCTGGCCTCATGCTCCTCGCAGCCGTCGCCCTGCTCGGCCCCGTATTCACTAGCAAGCAGCTCTATTGTCACCACATCTGCCCGCATGGTGCCCTGCAACAGCTCATGGCCCGGCGGCTGCGCTGGCAGTGGAAAATACCCGCCTGGCTGGACCGAGGGCTATCCCGACTGCCCTTCCTGCTTCTAGCACTGGTATTCCTCATCGTCATTTTTGGTTGGGCCGTCGATCTGAATGATCTGGAACCCTTCGATGCCTATGTCTTCCGCGTCGCCGGTTGGGCCAGCATCGCCATCGCCCTCATCGGCCTGCTTGCCTCTCTCTTTACCCCCTTGGCCTATTGCAAATATGGATGCCCTACCGGAGCCGTCTTTAAACTCATCCGCTTCACCGGTGATGCAGACCGCCTGGGTATGCGAGACTGGATTGCCGCCTGCCTCATTGCGATAGCCGCATTAATTTGA
- a CDS encoding valine--pyruvate transaminase: protein MSIFSNIGQRLSGPCGIQELMDDLGEALSVTPDMRMLGGGQPAAIPEVQALWRERMQAMLDDGSLDKTLLNYDPPGGNPLFREIFAAFLKRECGWDVTRENIAVMPSSQSAFFLLFNLLAGDTPQGKKRILFPLLPDYIGYANQALTEGQFIACRPVITEQGPHEFKYHVDFDRLRLTPDIAAMCVSCPTNPTGNVLTEAEFNQLRDLARQHGIPLIIDNAYGHPFPDVIHGSFRPKWEPGMVFSISLSKVGLPGVRTSVIVADPTIVKALSNMNAIVSLANGNVGQALIAPLLQDDRLLRLGREVIRPFYKERSDTAKAALSHALGDKVPWALHAQEGAFFLWLWLKDLPIPAAELYRRLKARKVLVIPGHYFAFGLDEEWRHPHECLRLTYSQPAHIVQEGLEILADEVKKLRA, encoded by the coding sequence ATGTCCATCTTTTCCAACATCGGCCAACGCCTCTCCGGTCCCTGCGGCATCCAGGAACTGATGGATGACCTGGGGGAAGCCCTCTCAGTCACCCCGGATATGCGCATGCTCGGCGGTGGTCAGCCTGCCGCCATTCCTGAGGTCCAGGCCCTCTGGCGCGAGCGCATGCAGGCCATGCTGGATGATGGCAGCCTGGACAAAACCTTGCTGAATTACGATCCCCCAGGAGGCAATCCCCTGTTCAGGGAAATCTTCGCCGCTTTCCTCAAGCGCGAATGCGGCTGGGACGTCACTCGCGAAAACATCGCCGTCATGCCCAGCAGCCAGAGCGCCTTCTTCCTGCTCTTCAATCTGCTGGCAGGCGACACTCCGCAGGGTAAAAAACGCATTCTTTTTCCCCTCCTGCCAGACTACATCGGTTACGCCAACCAGGCACTGACGGAGGGCCAGTTCATCGCCTGCCGCCCGGTCATCACCGAACAGGGGCCTCACGAATTCAAATATCATGTGGACTTTGACCGCCTGCGGCTGACGCCGGACATCGCCGCCATGTGCGTCTCCTGCCCGACCAATCCCACTGGAAACGTCCTCACGGAGGCGGAGTTTAACCAACTCCGTGATCTGGCCCGCCAGCATGGCATTCCCCTCATCATCGACAATGCTTACGGGCACCCTTTCCCGGATGTCATCCATGGCAGCTTTCGTCCCAAGTGGGAACCCGGCATGGTCTTCAGCATCAGTCTGTCCAAAGTCGGCCTGCCCGGTGTGCGCACTTCGGTCATCGTGGCGGATCCCACCATCGTCAAAGCGCTCTCCAACATGAACGCCATCGTCTCCCTGGCCAATGGCAATGTCGGCCAGGCCCTGATCGCGCCGCTGCTCCAGGATGACCGGCTTTTGCGCCTGGGGCGCGAGGTTATCCGCCCATTTTACAAAGAACGCTCGGACACGGCCAAAGCCGCCCTCTCCCACGCATTGGGGGACAAGGTCCCCTGGGCTCTCCATGCCCAGGAAGGAGCCTTCTTCCTGTGGCTCTGGCTCAAAGACCTGCCCATCCCTGCGGCTGAACTCTACCGCCGACTCAAGGCCCGCAAGGTCCTCGTCATCCCTGGCCATTACTTCGCCTTCGGCCTGGATGAAGAGTGGCGGCACCCCCATGAATGCCTGCGCCTCACCTACAGCCAGCCAGCCCACATCGTCCAGGAGGGCCTGGAAATCCTGGCCGATGAGGTGAAAAAACTACGCGCCTGA
- a CDS encoding DUF2452 domain-containing protein: protein MAHDPIDSDLAQTAPRGNFLHYPSSRLGAKIIPQDLTNFKSRGVSRVERELQQELIELREKYLKVIDSFNWNKLIYEAHFGFEPVIGEVYHLYAVEGKHHLSMIEPESWHQKWIGTFRLNADGRWQLEKVADDFDLRGWISTHVE from the coding sequence ATGGCCCATGACCCTATCGACAGCGACCTCGCCCAGACTGCCCCTCGCGGCAATTTCCTGCACTACCCCTCCTCCCGTCTTGGGGCAAAGATCATTCCCCAGGACCTGACCAATTTTAAAAGCCGGGGCGTCTCCCGCGTGGAGCGGGAACTCCAGCAGGAACTCATCGAACTGCGGGAAAAATACCTCAAGGTCATCGACTCCTTCAATTGGAACAAGCTCATTTACGAGGCCCACTTCGGCTTTGAGCCCGTCATCGGGGAAGTCTATCACCTTTATGCCGTCGAAGGAAAACATCACTTAAGCATGATCGAGCCGGAATCCTGGCATCAGAAATGGATCGGCACCTTCCGCCTCAATGCCGACGGCCGCTGGCAGCTCGAAAAAGTCGCAGACGATTTTGACCTCCGCGGCTGGATTTCCACGCATGTGGAATGA
- a CDS encoding S8 family peptidase produces the protein MKNSARRLLTVAALALLGIAAWQTWPSPQPERNFASQLVQGKSSTMDRPTDPAPPRTSVPPLFPKAQNGTVKLEEPPQKQDKFANNIVLAQKETVQEVNGIQQVKRVRLIRDPSFKYPILRVEDELVRGPHGDRLVRQVAMVGDHVLVKTADPKISEASFLAALAADGATIRRKMPASGTWLVAFSQPDLKTVPQQVARLSQMKSLVLYAEPDYIMSANTVPNDASFGDLWGMNNTGQNSGLADADIDAPEAWTLSTGSHSVKVGVIDSGIDLTHPDLLTNLWTNPNEIAGNGIDDDGNGYIDDTKGWDFVNDDAIPQDDNGHGTHCAGTIGAAGNNGTGVAGVNWAVSLIGLKFLNSAGNGSLSDAVEAITYSTALGVTLTSNSWSGGESSQAMKAAIDAAGTAGILFIAAAGNSSSYVEYYPEYPGRYNSTNLISVVATTRQDTLADFSNYGPVSTDLGAPGQDIYSTARGGGYKYDSGTSMACPHVAGACALLKAFRPSLTAQNIRDLILKTVDVIPALTGKTATGGRLNLHSALLAADDILVTPGNNLIAVGDLGGPFTPSSKVYTVSNDTQSTATWTASVNQPWVTISPPTGILSAGERMSLTVTLNDLANDLPSGTQIATLTVANTGTGRTQTRSIVIQANSVPVYDFTLDTDPGWTRDGEWQFGPPLGGGGNSYGYPDPKKGATGNNVLGINLAGDYSVAVGTPQYLTAGPFDFTGHRDIRLRYQRWLNSDYQTWVYATVQVSNNGSTWNTVWSNGTTAFGDNAWTLAEHDLSSYADGQPAVYIRWTHQVASSGTYPYSGWNLDDIQMVGSLKQQMVLTLPSSITEGGATAQAKVTLTPAPATDLTVTLTSSRPGQELSLPDSVTIPAGEEEATFDVSAIQDALADGSQAITLTATAAEYPTSTATILVHDDEQATLSLALPTTLQEGSGEVQGLASISLPAPAAADILVQLLSSDTTELQAPASIRIPLGQQSISFPLTLPDDAILDGTQSVTLTASVTGWPSAQATLLVTDNEDTLLTLTLPAQRLESAGLLPAAASVSTSGILAVPLTVTLLSQDTSELTLPASIIIPAGSSSAAFDLILQNDDLNDGDQTVQVTASSPGFTSTTSSMSVADDEVPALPVLPSPADGQNPSPPNTGLAWEYDPHSGSIPESYQVYFGTSASPSELLGTTTSPTWPLPLPRLISATTYHWRVISRRGSVTRTGPVWSFTTPVVGPLHHFVWNPTPPAVARGVPFPVRVTAVDENDIPLARYESRTPLTAQVEQPETLTGTGTYPWVFPLSTNYHDARTQCIYTPAEAGPAGRLTALALEVNLPPGQTLTQFTIRLRHTTKTDYLNGGLTWESTDWTTVHTGDETLTTPGWTWFVFSTPFDYDGTSNLMVDFSFNNSDYSTDGTTRTTITSDYRTLAFRTDSIYGDPQTWTDTNPESLAYNGLPNLRLQRADVEIPLSPETSGPYLFSSWSGQITLLENGQALRLKAKDPDDPSIFGLSSLINVVEVADFMIDPEPPFSGGTTNQITGSSLGDDYTYEFQRATKSDFSDSASSGFLSTPSHTFPNLIDGKLYHYRARSRLSGAAGKWSSVERTTQDATPPSITFSAPAGSVTSHANVSLGGTASDALSGISSLTVNDIISISTEASTTWAAPALPLSEGLNTFTLTAADKAIPPNIYTTTWTVTRITDPLADTNQNGLSSLLEYAFNASGSTSGQTLPTLSFEKHPETGKNHLILSYRRLILNPSNISYIIETSTRMDDWQPLENSPEVISTTPTGDTMTELVKVRIHPPMEDHPRRFARLRIEVPTP, from the coding sequence ATGAAAAACTCCGCCAGACGTCTCCTCACGGTGGCGGCCCTGGCGCTTCTGGGCATCGCAGCTTGGCAGACGTGGCCATCCCCACAGCCGGAGCGGAATTTCGCCAGCCAGCTAGTTCAGGGCAAATCATCTACGATGGACCGGCCTACCGATCCCGCCCCACCTCGAACCTCCGTTCCCCCGCTCTTCCCGAAAGCTCAAAACGGCACCGTCAAATTAGAGGAGCCCCCTCAAAAGCAGGATAAATTCGCCAACAACATCGTCCTGGCCCAAAAAGAAACCGTCCAGGAGGTGAATGGCATCCAGCAGGTCAAACGTGTTCGCCTGATCCGCGATCCCTCTTTTAAATACCCCATCCTGCGGGTCGAGGATGAACTGGTCCGTGGCCCTCACGGAGACCGCTTGGTCCGGCAGGTGGCCATGGTCGGAGATCACGTCCTGGTAAAGACTGCCGATCCCAAGATCAGTGAAGCCAGCTTCCTCGCAGCACTCGCCGCCGATGGGGCCACCATCCGCCGGAAAATGCCCGCCTCCGGCACCTGGCTCGTCGCTTTTTCCCAGCCAGACCTTAAGACCGTCCCCCAGCAGGTCGCCCGCCTCAGCCAGATGAAGTCCCTCGTCCTCTATGCCGAGCCGGATTACATCATGAGCGCCAATACCGTCCCTAATGATGCCTCCTTTGGCGATCTCTGGGGCATGAACAACACCGGCCAAAACAGTGGCCTCGCCGATGCAGACATCGATGCCCCCGAAGCCTGGACGCTCTCCACCGGCAGCCATAGCGTTAAAGTCGGCGTCATCGATTCCGGCATCGATCTCACCCATCCAGACCTCCTTACCAATCTCTGGACCAATCCCAACGAAATCGCAGGCAACGGCATTGATGATGATGGCAATGGCTACATTGATGACACCAAAGGCTGGGACTTCGTCAACGACGACGCCATTCCTCAGGATGACAACGGCCACGGCACCCACTGTGCAGGCACCATCGGCGCAGCGGGCAACAATGGCACCGGCGTTGCCGGGGTAAACTGGGCAGTCTCCCTCATCGGCCTTAAATTCCTCAATTCCGCAGGCAACGGCAGCCTTTCCGATGCTGTCGAAGCCATCACTTATTCCACAGCACTCGGCGTCACTCTCACCTCCAATTCCTGGAGCGGCGGGGAATCCTCTCAGGCCATGAAGGCTGCCATTGATGCGGCAGGCACCGCTGGCATCCTATTCATCGCCGCCGCAGGAAACAGCTCCTCCTACGTCGAATACTACCCCGAATACCCGGGCCGGTATAACAGCACCAATCTTATCTCCGTCGTCGCCACCACCCGCCAGGATACCCTCGCGGATTTCTCCAATTACGGCCCCGTCTCCACAGACCTCGGCGCTCCCGGCCAGGACATTTACAGTACCGCGCGCGGCGGCGGATACAAATACGACAGCGGCACCTCCATGGCCTGTCCCCACGTCGCCGGAGCATGTGCCCTGCTCAAGGCTTTCCGTCCTTCGCTCACCGCTCAAAACATCCGCGACCTGATTCTTAAAACCGTCGATGTCATCCCCGCACTTACCGGCAAGACCGCCACCGGTGGCCGGCTCAATCTTCACAGCGCCCTCCTCGCCGCCGATGACATCCTCGTCACCCCCGGCAATAACCTCATCGCCGTCGGTGACCTCGGCGGCCCCTTCACCCCCTCATCAAAAGTTTACACCGTCAGTAATGACACCCAATCCACCGCCACGTGGACAGCCTCCGTCAACCAGCCCTGGGTCACCATCTCCCCACCCACCGGCATCCTTTCGGCAGGTGAAAGAATGTCCCTGACTGTGACCCTCAATGATCTGGCCAATGACCTGCCCTCCGGCACTCAGATCGCCACCCTGACCGTCGCCAACACCGGCACCGGGCGCACTCAGACCCGCAGCATCGTCATTCAGGCAAATTCAGTCCCGGTGTATGACTTTACCCTGGATACAGATCCCGGCTGGACCCGCGATGGCGAATGGCAATTCGGCCCCCCACTGGGCGGCGGCGGCAATTCCTACGGTTATCCAGACCCCAAAAAAGGGGCCACAGGAAACAACGTACTCGGCATCAATCTGGCCGGTGATTACTCCGTCGCTGTCGGCACACCTCAATACCTCACCGCAGGTCCCTTCGACTTCACCGGCCACCGGGATATCCGCCTCCGCTACCAGCGCTGGCTGAATTCCGACTACCAGACCTGGGTCTATGCCACCGTCCAAGTTTCTAACAACGGCAGCACCTGGAATACCGTCTGGTCCAATGGCACCACCGCCTTTGGCGACAACGCATGGACTCTCGCCGAGCATGACCTCTCCAGCTATGCCGATGGCCAGCCTGCCGTTTACATCCGCTGGACTCATCAGGTCGCCAGCAGCGGCACCTACCCCTATTCAGGTTGGAACCTGGATGACATCCAGATGGTCGGCTCCCTCAAGCAGCAGATGGTCCTCACCCTCCCATCCTCCATCACTGAAGGCGGTGCAACAGCCCAGGCCAAGGTCACCCTCACACCCGCCCCCGCCACAGATCTCACCGTTACCCTCACCTCCAGCCGCCCAGGCCAGGAGCTCAGCCTGCCGGATTCCGTCACCATTCCCGCCGGGGAGGAAGAGGCCACTTTTGATGTCTCCGCCATCCAGGATGCACTCGCCGATGGCAGTCAGGCCATCACCCTCACCGCCACGGCCGCTGAGTATCCCACCAGCACCGCCACCATCCTCGTCCATGATGATGAACAGGCCACCCTTTCCCTCGCCCTCCCCACCACCCTTCAGGAAGGCAGTGGCGAGGTCCAGGGCCTGGCCAGCATCAGCCTTCCCGCTCCCGCCGCCGCAGATATCCTCGTCCAACTCCTGTCTAGCGATACCACCGAGCTTCAGGCCCCCGCCTCCATCCGCATCCCCCTCGGCCAGCAGAGCATCTCTTTCCCCCTCACCTTGCCGGATGATGCCATTCTAGATGGCACCCAGTCAGTCACCCTCACCGCCTCCGTCACCGGTTGGCCATCCGCTCAGGCCACCCTGCTCGTTACAGACAATGAGGACACCCTCCTCACCCTCACCCTGCCTGCACAGCGCCTGGAAAGCGCAGGCCTTCTCCCTGCCGCCGCCAGTGTCAGCACCTCCGGCATCCTCGCCGTCCCCCTCACCGTCACCCTCCTCAGCCAGGATACTTCTGAGCTCACCCTCCCCGCCTCCATCATCATCCCCGCAGGCTCCTCTTCAGCAGCCTTTGATCTCATCTTGCAAAACGATGACCTCAATGATGGGGACCAGACCGTCCAGGTCACCGCCAGCAGTCCTGGCTTCACCAGCACCACCTCCTCCATGAGCGTGGCCGATGATGAAGTCCCCGCCCTTCCCGTCCTGCCCAGCCCCGCCGATGGTCAAAACCCCTCCCCGCCCAATACCGGCCTCGCCTGGGAGTATGATCCCCACAGCGGCAGCATCCCAGAAAGTTACCAGGTCTATTTTGGTACCTCGGCTTCCCCCTCAGAGCTCCTCGGCACCACCACTTCTCCCACCTGGCCCCTCCCCCTCCCACGGCTCATCTCCGCCACCACCTATCACTGGCGCGTCATCTCACGCCGTGGCAGCGTCACCCGCACCGGCCCCGTCTGGTCCTTCACCACCCCCGTCGTCGGCCCCCTTCACCATTTCGTCTGGAATCCCACCCCGCCTGCCGTAGCCCGGGGCGTCCCCTTCCCCGTCCGCGTCACGGCCGTGGATGAAAACGACATCCCCCTCGCCCGTTACGAATCACGCACCCCTTTGACCGCCCAGGTGGAGCAGCCAGAGACCCTCACCGGCACCGGCACTTACCCCTGGGTCTTTCCCCTCTCCACCAATTACCACGATGCCCGCACCCAGTGCATCTATACCCCGGCCGAGGCTGGCCCCGCAGGCCGTCTCACCGCCCTCGCCCTGGAGGTCAATCTCCCTCCCGGCCAGACTCTCACCCAGTTCACCATCCGCCTCCGTCACACCACCAAGACGGATTACCTCAACGGCGGCCTCACCTGGGAATCCACAGATTGGACCACCGTCCATACAGGCGATGAAACCCTCACCACCCCCGGCTGGACCTGGTTCGTTTTCTCCACCCCTTTCGACTACGATGGCACCAGCAACCTCATGGTGGACTTCAGTTTCAATAATAGTGACTACAGCACCGATGGCACCACCCGCACCACCATCACTTCTGATTACCGCACCCTCGCCTTCCGCACTGACAGCATCTATGGCGACCCTCAAACCTGGACGGACACCAACCCCGAATCCCTCGCCTACAACGGCCTCCCCAACCTCCGCCTTCAGCGCGCCGATGTCGAAATCCCCTTGAGTCCGGAAACCAGCGGCCCCTACCTCTTTTCAAGTTGGAGCGGACAGATCACCCTGCTGGAAAATGGCCAAGCCCTCCGCCTCAAGGCCAAAGACCCTGACGACCCTTCCATCTTCGGCCTCTCCAGCCTCATCAATGTCGTCGAGGTCGCAGACTTCATGATTGATCCCGAGCCTCCCTTCTCCGGCGGCACCACCAATCAGATCACCGGCTCATCACTTGGGGACGACTATACTTATGAATTTCAGCGCGCCACCAAGTCCGATTTCAGCGATTCAGCTTCCAGCGGATTCCTTTCCACCCCATCGCATACCTTCCCCAACCTCATTGATGGCAAGCTCTACCACTACCGCGCCCGCTCCCGCCTCAGCGGTGCCGCAGGAAAATGGTCCTCTGTCGAGCGCACCACCCAGGATGCCACCCCGCCCAGCATCACCTTCAGCGCGCCCGCCGGCAGCGTCACCTCCCACGCCAATGTCAGCTTAGGCGGCACCGCCAGCGATGCACTCAGCGGCATCAGCAGCCTCACGGTCAATGACATCATCAGCATCTCCACGGAGGCATCCACCACCTGGGCCGCCCCCGCCCTGCCGCTCTCGGAAGGCCTCAATACCTTCACCCTCACGGCGGCGGACAAAGCCATCCCACCCAACATCTACACCACCACCTGGACCGTCACCCGCATCACAGACCCACTGGCGGATACCAACCAAAACGGCCTCTCCTCCCTCCTGGAATACGCCTTCAATGCCTCAGGCAGCACCTCCGGTCAGACCCTTCCCACCCTCTCCTTTGAGAAGCATCCCGAGACAGGTAAAAACCACCTCATTCTCAGCTATCGCCGCCTCATCCTCAATCCCTCCAACATCAGTTACATCATCGAAACCAGCACCCGCATGGATGACTGGCAGCCCCTGGAAAACTCTCCAGAAGTCATCTCCACCACCCCCACCGGCGATACTATGACGGAGCTTGTCAAAGTCCGCATCCATCCCCCCATGGAAGACCACCCCCGCCGCTTCGCCCGCCTCCGCATCGAAGTCCCCACCCCCTGA
- a CDS encoding transporter substrate-binding domain-containing protein: protein MLVSIGWVSGLRGQEAVQTGAAGAVGKIRVVTRDLEPFSFEKTGRRVGYAAELWDQAARETGVQYEVKVVSNAQEIIDALKNKTADVGVGALSVTAQREAVIDFSQPFYESGLQVLVAGAGGSFADNILPMLANLFNLELIGMFALLLATMFVISHLVWRYEHPVNGDQWPESYRTGMWESFWWTISTLLVGGADNKGPVGVGGRIVAIVWMLLSIVLVSLLTASFTTTLTINTLKGDINGPGDLPGRKVATVKGSTAETWLTAKGAKVQPEATIGECIAALKDGKVNAVVYDAPVLQYEAAKTQDEKLMMVGPVFERQNYAFALQQDSLLRERLNQAILTLQERGVSNELRTKYFGEDQ, encoded by the coding sequence GTGTTGGTTTCCATCGGATGGGTTTCTGGGCTCAGGGGCCAGGAGGCGGTGCAAACTGGGGCGGCGGGTGCTGTGGGGAAGATCCGGGTGGTGACGCGTGATCTGGAGCCGTTCTCGTTTGAGAAAACTGGCCGCCGGGTGGGATATGCGGCGGAGCTGTGGGACCAGGCGGCGCGGGAGACGGGCGTGCAGTATGAGGTGAAGGTGGTCAGCAATGCGCAGGAGATCATTGATGCGCTGAAGAACAAGACGGCGGATGTGGGCGTAGGGGCACTGAGCGTGACGGCGCAGCGTGAGGCGGTGATTGATTTTTCGCAGCCGTTTTATGAGTCGGGTTTGCAGGTGCTGGTTGCTGGAGCCGGGGGAAGTTTTGCGGATAATATCCTGCCGATGCTGGCGAATCTGTTTAACCTGGAACTGATCGGCATGTTTGCGCTGCTGCTGGCGACGATGTTCGTGATCTCACATTTGGTTTGGCGCTATGAGCACCCGGTAAACGGGGACCAGTGGCCAGAAAGCTATCGTACGGGCATGTGGGAATCCTTTTGGTGGACGATCAGCACGCTGCTGGTGGGCGGGGCGGACAACAAAGGGCCCGTGGGAGTGGGCGGACGGATCGTGGCGATTGTGTGGATGCTGCTGAGCATCGTGCTGGTGTCTTTGTTGACGGCTTCTTTTACCACCACGCTGACGATCAATACGCTGAAGGGGGATATCAATGGACCAGGGGACCTGCCGGGCCGGAAAGTGGCGACGGTGAAAGGGAGCACGGCGGAGACGTGGCTGACCGCCAAAGGTGCGAAGGTGCAGCCGGAGGCGACCATCGGCGAATGCATCGCGGCGCTGAAGGACGGGAAGGTGAATGCGGTGGTGTATGATGCACCGGTGCTCCAGTATGAGGCGGCAAAGACGCAGGATGAAAAGCTGATGATGGTGGGGCCGGTCTTTGAGCGGCAGAACTATGCCTTCGCCCTGCAGCAGGACAGCTTGTTGAGAGAGCGGCTGAACCAGGCGATCCTGACCCTGCAGGAGCGTGGGGTGAGCAATGAATTGCGGACGAAGTATTTTGGTGAGGACCAGTAA